In Anaerolineales bacterium, a genomic segment contains:
- a CDS encoding serine/threonine protein kinase, whose protein sequence is MGIAHLEGQTLGGRYQVQSLIGQGGMASVYKGTDTNLKRAVAIKVIHPHLSNNPEFFRRFEEEATAVAHLRHPNIVQVYDFSHDGDLYYMVMEYVVGETLQMRLKRLNGARRRMSIGEVVGYTADICDAAEYAHQRGMIHRDIKPANIMLDVNGKAILMDFGIARMVGGAQHTATGAVLGTAMYMSPEAIRGLQTDGRA, encoded by the coding sequence ACACCTAGAAGGACAAACGTTGGGGGGCAGGTACCAGGTCCAGTCGCTGATCGGGCAGGGGGGCATGGCGTCGGTCTACAAAGGGACTGACACGAACCTGAAACGGGCGGTGGCGATCAAGGTGATCCACCCGCACCTGTCGAACAACCCGGAATTCTTCCGGCGGTTTGAGGAGGAGGCGACGGCGGTGGCGCATCTGCGCCACCCGAATATCGTGCAGGTGTACGATTTCAGCCACGATGGTGACTTATATTACATGGTGATGGAGTACGTGGTGGGGGAGACGCTGCAGATGCGTCTGAAGCGGTTGAACGGGGCCAGGCGGCGGATGAGCATAGGGGAGGTGGTGGGGTACACAGCGGATATCTGTGATGCAGCGGAATATGCACACCAGCGTGGGATGATCCACCGAGATATCAAGCCGGCGAACATCATGCTGGATGTAAACGGGAAGGCGATCCTGATGGATTTTGGGATCGCCCGCATGGTGGGTGGGGCGCAACACACGGCGACGGGAGCGGTGCTGGGGACGGCGATGTACATGTCACCGGAGGCGATCCGCGGGTTGCAGACGGATGGTCGGGC